In Ornithodoros turicata isolate Travis chromosome 1, ASM3712646v1, whole genome shotgun sequence, the DNA window ATTTCTATTGTATTATGTTGATGGTTGTGTTGTGGATGTGGATGGGAGGTCAACAAGTACTCCTGGTCTGACACTCCTAGCATGACATCACAAATAAAGTACAAAGCACCTAGTTGTTTGAAGGGAACAAGATCCCCTGTTCACGTATGTCCCCTGTACAAATGCTacttgcataaaaaaaaaaaaaagacagctaCTTTATGACATACCAATGCATCCAGCCTTGCAGTCAGTTTCTTTACCAATCAGTTTTTATGAAACAACACTGGCAATGCAGAAAGACAAGGCCTTTGTGCATTGTCACTCATAAAAGCATCTCTCAATGCAAGCACAAATGGCACTACATGCAGCTTCCCCAATGACAGTTGCCTGTTTCTAGAAACACCAGAGATAGAAGGCATGGGACAAACAGGACAGCTCTTTTACTTCAGTGTTATTCAACCTGTGCTTGACTAGACACTGCTCACTTAATTATGTACTGCACTGCTCAGGAAAAGTAAAAAATCCAAGTAACCTGCTCAATATATATTTGTTCGTAATGTATACAGTGACATCTCACTCTGCTAATAACAGCATGTAAAGGCTTTTCAACAGCTTTGTTTCTGTGCATGACCACTTTCTTTAACAGCACAGTTCTCCTAAATATATACAATGCTCACTATCTTAAAATGTGGGGTGGCCCAACACTTTTGCATTATTACAGGGGACTTGGTCAGCATGAACACAGAAAATTTTGAACAGTACAGCATATGGGAATCAATTGCCACACGTAGCTTCTAAAACAATTCTTACTCCAGTAAAATTCAATGTAAACAACACTTTTGCATTATTACAGGGGACTTGGTCAGCATGAACACAGAAAATTTTGAACAGTACAGCATATGGGAATCAATTGCCACACGTAGCTTCTAAAACAATTCTTACTCTAGTAAAATTCAATGTAAACGACATGCAAGTATGGCTAAAAGCTTGAATGCTGGACCATGACTCTGGTAAACAGCAAAAGAAGTGAATATGATGTGAAACAGTACATCTCcatgttttgctttttttcttccattccCAGTACTGTTACAGCACAAAAACAGGACTAGACTTATTCAATTGCCCACCAACACCCCATAAGCATAAAAAATAGAATGCCTCGTTGTATGGTCTAAACATCTAAAAAGTGCAAAATGAACAATAATAATACGATAGAAATAAAATGGCACAAATCCTTTAGTTTTCACATCAGAACAATTGTGCGGCATGTCCTTTGCAACCAACACGTTTTCAACAATGCAATTACTATCTTCGCTCAGATCTCTTAGTATTCATGTCAGTGGGATTTTCAGCCACTCGCCCAGGCAGTTATCAGATCTTTTGTTGTGTTTTGGCACACAATCAGCTACAAAAGTGACCCCGCACTTGCAAAAGCTATGTCAGCATAGAGCAATTTCATGTCAATCAAAACAAGGAAATGCATCATGGAGACTTTCAATATCGCTTAATTTGTTATCTTGAATCCCTTAGCATCACAGATCATTCcagttcttctcttttttttgccCAACTTTCTTTGTGACATGCACCATTACATAACTGGGCTTATGGCATTTTCTGAGCCAGAAACTTTATTGCTTCTAGTTATTGGCTTCTTTCGATGCAGCTAAACTTTTGGCTTATCCTTCCATTTCAATGTGTTGCTTTGTGCCCCCAAAATGTTTCTTCCAACTATAAGTGATCAGAAGTTGCATATCCTAAAGCATACAAGTCTAAGCCGTTGGTTCCACAGTGCCAGTTCAGCATGTCACCAGAGACACAGAGTACGGAGAAACCACATCGTGCAGCACTAGTGGTTGTGGACCAAAATAAGGTTGCTGTTGGTAGTGGATCAAGCTTTCCTTTGCATGTCCTTGCACTCCATGTGAGCATCCATTTGGTTCCTTTTGCTTATATACATGGTAGGAGGGCAGCCAGGCACATGTGGAACCTTACCTTGTCTTACTCAGGGTTGCGGTGGATCTGGTGATGTGACTGAGTTGCCAGCATAGTTGACTCTGTATTTGTCTGTTTTCAAGGAAGGAAAAGTTAAGTAGGTTCTTTAGAAAGCAGTTTTCATTACTGTATAATGAACTTCAAATGCACAAGTGCAAAATACACTTCAATATCCCACATCTTTGCTTACATGTAAGTGGAAACTTTCCATGTCATATCAAGCCCACAGCTTTTCTGCTGCACTAAATTGCAGATCCTGCACAAAATAATTCTAAGTGCTGCAATTGTCTGTGCGGCACATGAGACTCCACAGTAAGAAATACTCAAGTTCCACTTAATACCAAATACATTACCTCTGAATAACTTTGCACAATTATGTGAGACACGCTAGCTCAGGCGGACTCGTAGTTAGCAGCACTATGcacagtgatgggcaaagtactcTAAAACTGTACTTAAAGGAAAATACCAAGTGTTTTGCATCATCAGTACTTGaggtacagtacaaagtaccacaCTGCAGATGTACTTGAAGTATAGTACAAAGTACTAAGTAAAGTACTTTGAAGTAGTCGACAAGCACATTGCAAATTTTGCTTGTATCGCTAAGTGTTCCCTGTCTGAAGGTAAAAAGGTCTTGATTGGGGTTTTTAGAAAGTGTTTAGCGAGTATACCTGGAAAGTGCTGGTTAGGAAGCCTAGCTAGTTTACTGCTTACTCATGAGTATGAACCAAGAAACACAACACTAACATAATTGTATTTATGCGTGTGCAGGCAATGAGCTGTGAGAGTAGAAAGTACTATTTCTCGGCATATGCTCAGTGCATGGTGTTCTTATGCTAATACGCATATAATATGAAACGAGAAGGCATGTTTTCAGACAAAAAAGTCTGCAAAATGTCAGCAATGTGCATGGATTACTAAACACAATGATTTTTAGAATAGTCAGATTTTGCCACTCATGAGGAAGTCAGACTTGCCCACAGAAAACAAGGTGACACTGTAGAGGTATCGACCAGGAGTGTCTGGAGTGCGGCAGCCGGAAGAACTGGATAGCTAACTGTTCTTTGTTACACTGAGGCTCAAATTCAAAAGAAACTGGCATAACTCTGAAGACACATCTGACATGAAGACAAAGACAGCTGAATCAGCCGGAGTGTCAACAGCAAAGATGGCTATTGCAAGTGCAAAAGCATGTTTCAAACTCTCTGCCAGAGAGAGCAAGTATCACATGTGAGTGAAGAGGAAAGACACTGCATAAGACATGCATGTGTGAAGTAGCTACAGCAGCCCCAGGGCACAGGGGTGGAAGGGAGTCTTACTTTCTTCCTTGAAAGGGAAAGAGGCACAAGGGGTACATCTGCGGTCACCAATATATTCTGCAAGTAAATGGTGAACTCGCAGGCACTGCATTAATCGCTGATATATTACCTCTGACCTACCAGACTACACCGTGAAATTTGTACTGCACTGCGGCAATTCTGTAAACCTTAGCCAATGACAGAGACAACTACTCTTCTGTTAGACATGTTGATCAAACCCTTGAAGCAAGACCAATGATCTGTGGGACACATTGGTGGTTATCTTGTGACTTGGCTGAAACTAAATCCTTGGACAATGACTTCATTCATCTAGGCTGGCTAAGATTCTTTGTGAAGCATCAAGTTAACAGGGAAGACCCCCTTCATACTTAAGACAATTCAGGTTTTCCGATTAATGAACAACTAACAAACATGAGATAAGATATTATGCACACAAAGTCAAAAGTGCCTGGTTATGCTatcattttttatttatttactacaATACCACAAGGGAACCTACGAAGAGCATTACATGAGAGCACAAAAGTGTCACAACAGCAGTTACTGTTCGGTATAGCTTGGAATATAACACGAAACATAACAATacattattataattattattataataataataataatatactGCAACTTACTGCATTGgacctaataataataataataataataatattattattattattattattaggtcCAATGCAGTAAGAAAGCAAACAATGGCAAAACTTGAGAATCTGATATGTCTAAGATATGATGAAGAAATATCATTCCAGTCACATGCAActttcaaaaaaataaaataaaataaatctcAGAAAACTATTTAGTAGACTGATAAATCATTTAGTTTATGGGGCGAACTAGTCTAGCAGAAATGTGGGTGGCTGGAACAATATGAGAGGAACGTATTGAAGGGTTGCGGAACATCTTGTGAAACAAAGACCAGAAAACTTACAGCGAGTGGAAAGACTAAAGATGACAGAGAGGAAACGTTGAAGTGGAGACACAGGAGAAGGAATAGTCGGAAAGAATGAAACATGCAGCACTGTTCTGGAGAGATCTCATATGTAATTGGAATAACATGTTCGATGTGGATCTCAGAGAGCTGAAGCGTATTCAAGTGTTGGGCATATCGGGGAGGTGTAGGCTAACAAAGGCGGGAAAAAATTGCAGATTATgtgggatatttttttttctgtgttagtACCATGAAGAAACTGTGGCCGTGAGtagcgtacagacatggacaaatggagataggacagcaggaatgaggaggaggagaccgggggggggggggggggggggcgcagacTTAAGGGGTGGTGTTttggtgttttggtgctttatggcacaagagAGACttaagggggaactgtgcctatATATGCCTGAACAGTCTGCAGGACGAACACAGGCAAAACTTCAGagagcacagccagtggtaggattcgaacccacctccTCCCAATCTACAGCACAACCTTGGAGTAACCAACGATCAAGTGCTTTTATCCATTCAGCCATGAGAGGAGCCCAAAGATGAATTAGCATTTTGAGCAACAGGTATAATATGGTTAGCCCACGTGAGATCGAAGGGATTTGCTTCCCCATTTTGTACCCATTGGTCGActatagaaaaaagaaaaaaaaaaaacatgtacaCAGTAAGAATCCAGCTGGACACAGCACAAGGCAGTTGGGCACATGCCTCCTCCCCATACTGATAAAATATTCTCAAACTGACTAGCCTTTACTGCCTTGTTAGTAGTACTATACATAATACCTCAAATCAGTGTCTACATGCTCCTCTCCTATTTATAAAAATACCTGTCCCGTGAGTATCCACCAAGCACAGGATTGACGCAGCAGCTACAACGGCCACTCACACCAGATATTTTGTGATCTGGTATATGATGTGGATACATGCTGTTCGTCAAAAAGCTGAGCACATTTGTGTtagagaaaaaggaagaacacCAAAATACAAATTTTGTAGGCAATACAAATAGATATTATGTATACTGCTGTCAAATTATACTGATGTCAAATCAGGCACTATAAAATTTGTCTAAAATCAGTACCTTCTGAAGCATATTTATTAAACAAGAAATCACAATAACAAACCCCTGGGACATATATACATGGGACATACCATAGGAAACTGTGGCTGCTGTGACATGTAGGATCACAGAGATAAAGATCAAACTGGTACTataaaaaaatgtgtgcttgtAAGTAAAATGTAGCTACATGTGACAAGTCTGTAAGTGGAAACCACTGTACCTTATTTTAAAATATCTATCAATACTTACATAACCTCATTCTCTCCTCGACACTGGGCTCCTTGCAGTCAGGCCCCTTGTGACCAGTCATTCCACAGTTGTAGCAGGAGGCAGGTGCCGTAGTTCCCACTGTTCCAGATGCCCCTCCTGGTACAGGCAATGGTGATGATGCAGCTGGAGCAACAGGCGAAGCTGACATAAGGCTACTAATTTGTACATATGCTGCCGGTGTGAACCCTGGACTTGTAGGATATGGAAAGCCTGGCAGAAACCCATTTGGGGGATGTGGAGTCATTGGAGAACCCGCTCCAGGCGTAACAAAGTGGTTGAAAGGATGGTGTTGGGGAAACATTCCGTGTGGAACATATCCAACTGCACCACACATATGTGGGGGGAAAGATGTTGTTCCAGACACTGTGGTGGTTACTGGTGTTAGTTCGCCTGCAGCAACTACTTTGGAAGGCAAAACAGGCGTGTGTCCAACACCCCTCACCACTCCACATGGTGCGCGTGATGCATATGAAGGGCTACGATCTGTTAGCACCATATAGCGGTGCGGATGCTGGTGGTCTGCAATCACTGCAGGAGGCCCAAACCTGTATTGTAGCACAGACGGGGGTGGAAGACGTAGCAGCGGCTCTGAAGGGCTACCTGGCAGGCCAGTGGGGTTCGAGCTCAAAGTATCATTGCAACTGGGCCATTTTCGAACATCTATATGTCAGAAGAGAAGGCATAAGAATAAATGATACAATAATGAAAGGTTTTCATGCTACATGATAGGGAGGGAAAGCAAAGTCACAGAAGAAAGAGAACCAAAACAACGTGGACAGACCCAGACATTGCCAAATTAGCTGTAATAATTGTATGTACAGTGGCACCACAAATACATTCATTTTGAAGTGCATAGGAGCCCAAATGTCCCTTGCATTAAATCAAGGTAGCAGCATTGCCAGGGACTAGCACTGCAAGAAGTATTTCTGGCTCGCATTTCACAGCAAACCAGTCTTTGCTCCAGTCAGTGACCAGCAGCAGGACCAGCATATCCAGGGTTCGGAACAACAACAGGGCCGATCAAAACTCGCCCAGCATCCAGCATCCTGATCATCGTCAGGGACCTCTGTGTTCCATAGCTACATTTCTACTCTAATATCACAAATATTTACAGTCCTGTTTCCTTTCATTAGCATACTGCAAAGAGAGTAAACAGGTTCTAAACATATAGGCCACTGCCCTGAATTTGTAAGCAGATTTAAGGTAAAAAAGGCTAACTGACTTGTTACAGTATAGTAGCCGACCGATTTTCCGGACTTGATGGTGAccggaaaaaaatgtcaaaATAATACAGCAGACTGAAAAATCTGACGATCACTAAATTAAAAATTGTATTTCACCTCAACTGCACTCAAGATGTCTGTAATTTTACCCTGCCACATGTGGCACATGCATGTGATGATATCCGCTTGCATTTGCGCAAGCATCACAGGTTCATAGTACACATTTGACAATAGCGACAATGTGTTCACGATGTCTGAAGTTGACGGTTGTGGGCGGTCAGCGTGATCGTCTTCAGAATCACGGCTGCACGAGCACTTGCTGCACAATTTATGGAACAGACGTGACCGTAGCATCGAAAGCAGCATCGAAAGCTGGTGACAGCGAAAGTGTGCCCCAACAGAAACTCAACTAGCGTCCCGACCATCCCAACTCCCAAGGCCAAAAACAGTCCTATTGGTGCTTGTCCGCAAGCATTTTAATCCGGAAAATCGGCCCTCCGGACTTGGCCGGAAAAATTGTACTAAAACGCATTAATCCCATGGCGAAGGCCACGGTTCTCTGTGGGAGTCCGAAGTATCGAACGAGTCTAAATAATCAGCGTCCGAAAAATCAGTCAGTTACTGTATACGGTTCTACCTAGTTACAATACCCCTCATGGCCCCCACTGCTTTCATCATCACAAGCTTTACTTAAAATGGCAAAGCTAGCAAGAGATTTCTAAATCCCACCCACCCACCTCCTGTTCTAGATACTACTTACTGATGTTGGACTGGGTGCACTCTTCAGAGCTGGAGCTTGTAGAACTCTGAATTTGTGAATCTTTGAGGGCTGGGGGAGGTGAAGGACTTGAACATCCTGATGAGCAGGATGCGGAGCTGTCTGTGGGGACTTGTGCAAGGGTCCCAGAGTGATTGTTCCTGTGGCTACCCACCACACCATTGGTATGAGGCAGGTTCCTAACCAGACAAGCGAGAATCAGAGGCATCTATGATTAGATTGTGATTGAATTGTCATTGTGATCATTTGTTTGTGAGTTTTTCTGTGCTCACCAATCGCTTGAGCCGAAGCAGCGATGCACATGCCATACAATTTGTTAAAATGAGCATAATAAAATTAACAAAAATTGACAAAATGTGAACACAGATATTAGTGTAAAAACACATTACAAAACTCTAAAAGGTTTAAATATATCAACGTACGACAAACTGTCATTGCAAAAGGCCTGGATATCTGATATCGGTGCCATGTCACTCAACATAGGATATAATAACTATGATGAATGAAAAGCCTAAAGGGGTTAACCACTGGGGTTAGGGACACTGTTACAATTGTAACAGTGTCCCTAAGGTTATAGTGAACAGATGCACAAGATGGTAGAAGATGTATGAATGTGTATTGGTGTGGCTATGCtttgcaagttttacagcaaagctAAGCCACAAATGGCTAGACAGGTTGCCACAAAACAATCTTGGTGTAACTTTACAGAGTTTACATTTGCAGGCTTACTTTAGCACAGCAATCTCCTTGAGCAGCCTTCGTATTGAATGACTAAGAAGACCTCTATGCTTCAAATCATCCTCGTTCATTGAAAGGACCTGCAAGCAAAGCCAAAAACACTAGTGATGTTCTCATATCTACTTATAAATAGGGTGGTTTACACTTCCAGAGTTGTCTCAAAAGCACttgtctgtttttctttctccttctctTTTTTGTCTATTCAGATTCAATTATAATCAAATGAGACAAAAACTGTACATGTTACTGAGCCAACTGTTTTTTTTCTACCTTATGAGGGAATTCTCATATGACTTTGCTTTGGCTTAATTTTCCAGCATTGTGCATCAAGTCATATTGTTGACAAAGTATGTTGTTGAAACTATACCACATCTTGCTCCTGAGTATTTGAAAGATATATGATTTTACATTTGTATTTTACTACTACATGTCTCTTTTACTTCCCTAAAGTAGTTAACTGTCGCATCATTCTATGGTGCATTACAGTGGAGCTTGTTAACCAGCGAACATACAACAAATCACCACCACAACCATAAGAATAGGTCATGACATACATCTTCTATAGTGCAGTTTTTGAATGCGTCTTGATATTTCTTCAGATGGAGACGTCGCAATAATTCTTCCACGCCAGTGGCAGTGCCATCCTGCTGATGTGGTACCCATGAACGAGGGGGCCTACGGGGGGCTGTCCAAGGAGATGTGGCCCTAGAATTGCTTCCAGAAGTCGCAGGAGACTCTATAGGAGACTCTGGGGCAGATGACAATGGGGAAGTTGCTTGGATGCATCTGTCCAATGATGGCTGTGTTACACTGAAATATGTCGCAAAAATAGATAGAAAACCCTTCAGAAGATTCCACTTTAAAACATTTTATATTTAAAGCTCAGGAGTACCAATAAGGtgcgcaaaatataaatactgcCACAAAGGCAGTGATTTTAACGAGGACCTAATTGTCACAAACTTTGCTAGCGACATTCTTTGACGCAATTAAATTCCAGTAAAATACTGGTAACAGTTACAGAAAAGTATACAAGTGTCGGAATACGCAAAGTATTAGCTTAACATGCCCAAATGACTCACTGAATGCTGCAGCACTATTCCAACACACATTTAACATACCTGGCAACATTTTCAAACACTGGACATTAATTCCTCACTCCTTCGAACATCACGTACATTTTTATCATATATACAGGTAAATTGGCTGAACCTACCACACACCTCAAGGTGTCTGTTGTGTACTGCATGGAGTTACTGAACTATCTACATAATTTAGAATAGTCTGTATTATTCTATTATGATTTTTGTCAGTCCCTTGCTGTGCTTTTCACTGAATgataataatttgtggctttacactgcgagacaactatgatcatgatcGATGGCACAGTGGTCGGTGTgaggattaattttgcccacctatGGGTTCTTTAATGTTGCCTGAAGTctcaacacacggcacaccgtatatTAACGTCCCTAGTGAAAGACAGCGTGTCAAAGCtacttgtaccctgccatcaAGTTGCTGGCATCCACGGCTGGGTTAGGACCCACAACCGTGAGATCAGTAGGCGAACACGTTACCAACTGAGCTTTTACTGAATAAGAACTGTCCAAACATCACTATAATGTTTCCCCCAAAATAAGATAATGTCCGTATTTTCACACCTATCTGTTGTACTCTGCAGAAGGGACCCGTTGCTGAGGCATGAGGGGAGATGGCTTGGCATAGGATGGACTTGAGCATTTCCATAAAGGGCAAAGCAAAGCCGAGGGTCCTCAGGAGGAGGGACAGAGACATCGGGACTAGTTGAGGAGCCTGGTGGCAGCACAAATTGTTCTTTGCCTTCCATGAAGCTTTTGTTATTCAGCGTTGTTTGGAAAAAGGGTGCTACTCCATTACTTCCCAGGTAGCTGGCAGGTAGACTGGCCACTGAGCTGCTAACACCAACACAAAGTCATGGAGAGTTGCTGTGCAAAGGCAAAGAGGTAGGCCTTGGCCAATGcaaatacagtagaacctcgtcaATTCGGATCGCACAGGACCGACGAAAATGTCAGAATTATCCAAATGTCGAATTATCGAACAGGCAACAAAATAGGAGGTGAATTTGTGTTATCAATGTACCTTTGTTGTGAAAAGAACTGCGAGAGTGTGGTTTGCTTTGTACCAGAGATCTGAGCCTTTAAAACAACTTTTCTGATAATCCGTGGATAAGTCCGCGGATTTACGGAATTCCGCTGATAAGTCCGTGGTTTTCTTTGAACCCTTTGAACCGCGCAAACCAGCCTTCTGATGCTTTGAAGGCTTCGATGCCCAATCTTGCCCCAAAGTTCTCGGCTTGGGTGCAGATAAGGGGTCCACCCAGAGGTAGCTGTTCATCGCGTGAGCTCGTAATCCAATGAAGAACAGCGTCTTCCAATTGTCATTCATTGTCAGCTATGTCAAAAGAGCATGCAGGTAGCACAAAGTCTGACTGAAGCACGTGGTTTAAAACGAGATTTTGCTTCAAGATGGCGCCTGGCATCACCAACGGCATGGACTTGTGCAGACGTTTGCTGGGACCGCGCAGCTCATCCGAATTACCTGAATTTCCGAATTAATGGGGGTCGAATTatcgaggttttactgtactatcaATTCCAGTGTCTCTAAGAAAGTTCAGTAAGAACAATCCACATAACAAGGAATTTATAAATAGAA includes these proteins:
- the LOC135377802 gene encoding uncharacterized protein LOC135377802 isoform X2, with translation MVCKEEIYTWFRQLNGSVRIDTMCGLLNLCLPLELRFLGTCLEDLASKDYTFFRDAEQRANNLSEVSKCTDLKDSVARSKLITSLALLHLINSSCSHAIYLALEEEMKSGRPVNYDEQTLQELLLLFTMAMRHPSFTFYERIELVKYCETLERALEPQDITPGSPGGYIMPIMPCTPYPVPLLPPYQVASEGAPCIHAHSNATATQKSGISTIDVMTETRPKKSVWLRIHWLDGRLDEVTRTFEEIQALYAKLSQLSAADPLSRGKNIPRLPACVEKNGESEGMHLELAEFFSSVASLPASYLGSNGVAPFFQTTLNNKSFMEGKEQFVLPPGSSTSPDVSVPPPEDPRLCFALYGNAQVHPMPSHLPSCLSNGSLLQSTTDSVTQPSLDRCIQATSPLSSAPESPIESPATSGSNSRATSPWTAPRRPPRSWVPHQQDGTATGVEELLRRLHLKKYQDAFKNCTIEDVLSMNEDDLKHRGLLSHSIRRLLKEIAVLKNLPHTNGVVGSHRNNHSGTLAQVPTDSSASCSSGCSSPSPPPALKDSQIQSSTSSSSEECTQSNINVRKWPSCNDTLSSNPTGLPGSPSEPLLRLPPPSVLQYRFGPPAVIADHQHPHRYMVLTDRSPSYASRAPCGVVRGVGHTPVLPSKVVAAGELTPVTTTVSGTTSFPPHMCGAVGYVPHGMFPQHHPFNHFVTPGAGSPMTPHPPNGFLPGFPYPTSPGFTPAAYVQISSLMSASPVAPAASSPLPVPGGASGTVGTTAPASCYNCGMTGHKGPDCKEPSVEERMRLYKYRVNYAGNSVTSPDPPQP
- the LOC135377802 gene encoding uncharacterized protein LOC135377802 isoform X1 yields the protein MVCKEEIYTWFRQLNGSVRIDTMCGLLNLCLPLELRFLGTCLEDLASKDYTFFRDAEQRANNLSEVSKCTDLKDSVARSKLITSLALLHLINSSCSHAIYLALEEEMKSGRPVNYDEQTLQELLLLFTMAMRHPSFTFYERIELVKYCETLERALEPQDITPGSPGGYIMPIMPCTPYPVPLLPPYQVASEGAPCIHAHSNATATQKSGISTIDVMTETRPKKSVWLRIHWLDGRLDEVTRTFEEIQALYAKLSQLSAADPLSRGKNIPRLPACVEKNGESEGMHLELAEFFSSSVASLPASYLGSNGVAPFFQTTLNNKSFMEGKEQFVLPPGSSTSPDVSVPPPEDPRLCFALYGNAQVHPMPSHLPSCLSNGSLLQSTTDSVTQPSLDRCIQATSPLSSAPESPIESPATSGSNSRATSPWTAPRRPPRSWVPHQQDGTATGVEELLRRLHLKKYQDAFKNCTIEDVLSMNEDDLKHRGLLSHSIRRLLKEIAVLKNLPHTNGVVGSHRNNHSGTLAQVPTDSSASCSSGCSSPSPPPALKDSQIQSSTSSSSEECTQSNINVRKWPSCNDTLSSNPTGLPGSPSEPLLRLPPPSVLQYRFGPPAVIADHQHPHRYMVLTDRSPSYASRAPCGVVRGVGHTPVLPSKVVAAGELTPVTTTVSGTTSFPPHMCGAVGYVPHGMFPQHHPFNHFVTPGAGSPMTPHPPNGFLPGFPYPTSPGFTPAAYVQISSLMSASPVAPAASSPLPVPGGASGTVGTTAPASCYNCGMTGHKGPDCKEPSVEERMRLYKYRVNYAGNSVTSPDPPQP